GAAgggctgtccccacccccacacagcgGCCCAGGCTCACCCTGCCAGGTAGAAGCAGGCGCCCCGGCGGTCCAGCAGCTCCCATACCAGCGGCCCGAGCTCCCGGAGCCGGTGTTGCACGTACACCTTCTGCTCCTACAGGGacgtggcagggggtgggggtgagacGGCATCGCGGCCCATCgcggcccctccccgcccctccccgcccctccaagCACACCCACCTGCTCCCGGGAGAAGGCTGTGAAGAGTGTCAGGCAGCCCCTCTTCTCCAGGTCCAGCCACTCAGCCTCCCAGTAGAAGTCCTGGTGGCGCGAGCGGCAGCCAAAGAACAGAAAGTTTCCTGGGCAAACATAGGGTGGCCTCGAGGCTTGGCTCTGTGGGCCCCAGCCGCCGCCCTGCCCGAGATCCTGGGTGCTCACCATTCCGGCCCTGGGCCACGCGCTCCTGGACGGCTGCTCGGAAAGGGGCCACGCCAGTGCCAGGGCCCACCATGATTACAGGTGTGTCCGGCGCCTCTGGGAAGGTCAGGCCCCCTGGCCGCACCCACAGCGGCACCTGGACGGGTCCTACCGCAGGAAAAAGGAGGCATGAAGGGGTGCCGAGGACCAACGCCCTAGCCTGGGACTGGCCGTGGTGGACAGGGGAGAACAGAGGCCCCGGGCCCAGTCCTCTACGCGCCCCTCCAGAAAACAGGGGTCACCTTGCCCGGGATCCAGCGAGGCCAaccaggaggagcagaggccGCGGCGGGGCTCCTTGAGGCGTGTCTGGTACTGCACCACAGCCACGAGGATCTGCAGCCTGGACGGGTGAGCCTGGGGGATGGGACGGTGGCTGTCTGGCTCCACCGGGCTCTCCTGGCCTCTGTCCGCCCTGGCTTCAAGCCGTACCCACTCCCCCGAGGGCTGGGACCAGATGTGGGTAGACGTGGAGGAACggggccccccaccccacctatATGCCTGCCTGCGGCCTACCCAGCGTCCCTGAGACCAGCTCTGGGCTCCGCCCTCACCAGCAGAGAGGAGGCGATGGAGAAGGCCCGAGGGCGGATCGGGGGGATGAGGTCCAGCAGGTAGTCTGCGGGGAGGGCTCCGGCTGTGTGCGGGAAGTCGCACAGCACCTGGGCAGACACAGCCTCGGGTGGGCTTCAGCCGGCACGGCCCCCGCGAGGCTGTGGCTCGGAGCCCCGGGCCTGCCCGCCTGCCCACGGCTGCTCGCACCTCCAGGATGGTCCTGCGAGGCCGGTTGCAGTAGGCGTACAGCTCCTCCTGACCCTGGGGGGAGCTGAAGTACAGCAGCTTCTCCCGCTCCAGCTcgtggggagagagacaggccAGGAGCTCGAAGAAGGAACGGCGGGGCACGCTGGCAATGTCCAGGTAGTGTGACACAAGGTGCCACAcggagcagggctggggcagcCGTGCGGGGCAGGGCACACCTGCAGCGGGGGGGCAGGGCATGGGGGAGGGCTGAGCGGGCCAGCGGACCCCAGCAGGGTAGGGAGAGCTCGTGCCCACAGCTGGGCCCCCACCGGCCCCCGCGCTCACCTGGCTCCTGAGGCAGCAGAGTGAAGGTCTGGTCTGGGTCCAGGCCCAGCACCTGGCAGAAGTGCTGGGTGGGGCCGGCCAGGTTCTGGGGCAGGATCAGTACCACGTCGCCGGCTGCAAAGCTGTGGGAAAGCCGCCGGGAGAGTGGGCAGGGCTGCGCAGGGCACCGGGGGTGCAGGGGGGGGTCCCGGCGGGAGTGTCCCCCTGCTGCCTGACCCGTACCCCCGACCCTTGGCCACTGCCCGTCTGGTGTCTCCGGCCCCTCACCTGAGCCCGGAGCCTGTGATGTCAAACTCGATCAGCCGCACATCCTGGAAGTGTGAGGGGCCGGTGACTCTCTGGTTGGTGACCATGGGTGCCAGGAAGGGCCGCTGCTCTGAAGGTGGACCTGGAGGGTCTGTGCCGGCCCTGTGCTGCTCCCCAGAGCATATCGTGGGGGCCTCCGGGAGGAAGTGCAGGGTGAACTTGGGGGGCAAGCTGCGGAGAGGGCGCACAGTGGTCAGGCTGTTGGCAGGGCCAGGCCGCCCCACTGCACCTGTCGGCCTACACTCACGGGACTCCGGCGGGGATCACACCGAGCTCAGGGGGCACGGGGTACAGCGCCAGCACCTTCTCCCACAGATCGTGCAGCCAGGGGTCGATGGCAGCGTCAggcctggagagagagagcacgtgcgtgCTGGCCTGGGGGTCCCCGCTTGCGGCTGGGCCTGCGGGAACGCGCCTCACCCCACTCACCCGAGCTCGTGCTGGTCATTGCCCAGGCACACCGGCAGGAGGGCGCGGCCCCCGAGCTGCAGCAGCCGACGGTGTAACTTCTTGGCCACAAAGTTGAACCTTCGGAGAGGGAGCGAGGCTTGGGCACACCCAGCCTGGGCCGCAGGGTGGTGAAGGGGAAGCAGCCCCAAATGAGCCCCCGGGGCCTCGTGGCTGGGGAAGGTGATTGGCAGGACCGGCGCCCCAGCCCCCGCCCACCTTCCAGCCTGTTTGCCACTGTGCACAAGGGTCTACGTGTGGCGCGGAACAAGACCCCCGCCCAGCAGAGGACTGTCATGCTGCCCACTGCTTCCTGTCCTCCTCGCCTGAGCCCTCCCAGCCCTGCACCGGCTGCGCCTGGCTTCGCAAGCTGCGGCACCCGGCGggccctccctcagcccctgcgCCACACAGCTAGGGGTTTCCACATCTCAGCGCCCTGACAACTCGCATTCCCTTCAATGCAAAGCCCTCGGCGCTGCCCTAAGAAGTAAAGCAGTAGTACTCTTTGCTTAGGACATGGCTGTCCTGAAAACCCGAGAGGGAAAAAGGCCAAGGAGGTCACCATACTCAGGGAAGTGGTGCTGAGTGGCTCCCAGGGGGGCTGGGGGTGGTCTTCTGTGCCCCTCGCTTGTTCCCACATATCTCCTGACTCCGTGTTTTTCCAAGAGTGGGGAGTCAGTGGGCCTTTGCTGCCCTGGGTCCCATCTCAACCTAGGATGCTGGCCAGGTCCAGACATCACCCCCTGCCCTAGAAGACACCCCTTTGCTGCCTGCCAGCTTCCAGTCTGTGCCCCGAACACCCTTCAAAACCCAGATGCTTCCCGGTGGTCACTGCGGAAGCAGGACAGGCAGCCTGGTCCCCGCCCGAGGTCCAGCGGGAGCCCTGGTGCCGAGTCACCCGTCCCGGTACTAGGACACTTTGTGCCCGACCTGGAGGACAGTCCCCGCAGGCCAGCGGCCCTCCTGCCCCTACTCACTTCGCATACGAGGAGTCCCCGAGGCCTAGGACAGCAAAGTCTGTCTGACAGAGGGAGGTCGGTGGCAGATTCTTCCGGAATATGAACCTCCAGAAATTCTGCAGCCAGAAGCCAACAAGTTAGAGGGTAGAGGCCCTGCTCTGGGCAACGGGGTCCCAGGGCCAGGTAGGGAGGAGCCGCCTCTTGGAGCCACCCTGTTCCTCTAGACCTTTGTTATTAAACAATACCgcgatgggggtgggggggaattggggaaaagcagaaaaatcGCACAAAAGAAAGTTGTCCCGGGGGCTTCGTTTCATCTCCTGTCTTGGTCCTGAGATAGAGCTCCAGGCTGGGCGCCACTCGACGGCTGcaggagattctctccctccgcctctcccttccctctcaaataaatcaatctttaaaaaacaacgacaaggggcacctgggtgggttaaataaagcctctgccttcggctcaggtcatgatctcggggtcctgggatcgagccccgcatcgggctctctgctcagtggggagcctgcttcctcctctctctctgcctgcctctctgcctacctgtaatctgtcaaataaataaataaaaccttaaaaaaagaaagataacaaacaaaaaaacagcaagtgagctgccccagagccaccagcagaACATGGAGCTCCGCCCCATCAGGGCAAAGGGCCCCCAGGGAGAAGGCTCCTGGGGTCCACCCCGGGAAGGCCACAGCTTTTTCCCATTGCTCTCCCCAGGTGGGGGAAGCACCCACCCCTGCTTGGGTCCCCCCCGCAGGTGGCTTACTCCTTCACACTATAGCCCTGTGTCCTGAacgcccctccacccccagctctgaaGCCCAGGTCGCCACAGGCGCCCCCTGGGCCAAGATGTAGGGCCCTGCAGCCCATCAGTGGCCGGTGGAAGGGAAGTTTCTCTCCTTTGGAGCCCGCTCCTGGCCCCGAGCCCCCCATCAGCGTGCTTCACACTCACTGCCGCCCCGACAGCTCCCCACCTAACTCACTGCACGGGCCAAGGACCCAGAGCTGTGCCCATCCCCGGGCACCCTCATCCCCACGCATCTGCCCATCCCAGCAGCCTTACACCCAGACCCCCAAAGTCACAGCCCAGTGCCTCTCCTTCTTGCCCGGGGTCCTCATGGGAGCAGGTCCTGGGCCACACTCTGTCCCAGCGTCCAGGCGTACTTGCCCAACATGGTGGCGGAGTCCCGTCACCTTCAGCCTCGGAGACCAGAGCCCTGGCGACACCTTGCTTGTGGGTGCGCTCCAAGATGTCGGAGCACTCCACCTCCCTTCTGCTGCTTATCTCCAGAAACAGAGGCCCTCTGGGGTAGAGGGACCCCGGCCGTGTCCTGGATCTGCCCGCTGCACTGGGGACTGTGCCTACCCTGCCTCCCGGGACCTCTCCAGCGCGCATCTCCTTAGAAGCCCTTTAGGTGCTCACTGAGGAGAAGCCCAGTGAAGGTACACTTCTCGCAGCTCTGCATCTGAGCACGTCGGCGCCCTCCCTCCACAGGGACCCGCAGGTTTGTGGGGCACGCTTCCACGGGAAACCCTCTTTCCAAAGAGCCTGAGCCCCTGCTCCAAGCGGGTCCAGCCGGGCCACGGGGGCCAAGAAGCCAGTGTTCTCCCGGGTCCTGCCGTCTTTGCCCAAGGGCTGCAACCCACCACGACGTGCCTTGGCAGGAGCCTTTCCTTCCAGGCAGGCCTTTCCCGGGCGCCCTTCTCTCCCAGGCACTCGTTCTGGGACTTCGTGACTCTCTTCAGTTTCTTCCCACCCTTTGGTTCACCTTCTGAGGTCACCCGGATGATCTTAGGGTTTTGATTTGATTCGTGTCCTAGCTCGTTGCTTGTTATACTTTCCAGATCTCAACTCTACTctctaatgttttcaagtttttctGACGTGGTTTTCCGAAGTGTTTCCTCCGTTTCCAGGCTTGTCCTGCTTCGCACGCTCTTGTTCCGTGGGTGTGGGCTCTGGAGGGTcccccctgcctctgctccccctgcttacgtCCCTTGGAGTTTCTCGGTCTCTTTCCGCAGCGTTGTTCCTCAAGGGCATGGCGGTTCTTCCTGGGCTCCTTGTACTTAAGAAACTGACAGGAAACCTGAGTTCAGGCCTGTCACCCACTGTGGGTTCCCAGCCAGGACCCTGTGGGGCTTCCCCTGTGGTGACTCCTTTTCCCGACAGAGGGCTCTGCCTGTCCACTGCCTGGAAGCGCATGCCTGACCTCGGGGTTCTGAGGACCAAGGCAAGGCAGCTGGAGCCTCCCCATTCCGTACACAGCTGGTCACCGAGCCAGGTCTCCAgcaggggccagccccctcctccgtGTCGCCGGGACCTCAGTCTGCAGCCTCTCCAAGGAGCCTCCGTGCCCTGCTTCAGTTGGGAAGGGCTCTGTCCTGACCACCTCCATGGTGGGGTCTGTGTCTGCCGCCGAACGTGTCTACCACATCCAGGGACGGCCATCGCCTCCTTCGTGCTGTTGGCGTCTAATACCCGGTCTGTACCCCAGCCCAGCTGACCTCCGAGATGTCTTCGTCTCCCCTCCCGTGCTCGTGCCTTCGGCGTCCACCCTTCATCTCCTGCTTCCGGTCCCCTCAGATCTGGCTTCTCTCCTGTTCCTCTTCCTGTCCGAGAGGCCGCCCCTGACAGTGTCGGAGTCACGGCCCCACATGGTACTCTCCTGGACCACCCCTGCCGGGACCCACTCTTCAGTCTTAATTAAGCCTCTTTCTCCCGTcgccccacccccagcattttttttgcttgttttgttttttcacccCCCAGCATTTAACAGGTCTctctcatgctttttttttttttctaagttttttttttttttttaagtttttatttattcagggacgcccgggtggctcaattgttaagcatctgccttcggctcaggtcatgatcccagggtcctggggtgaagccccacatcgggctccctgctcagcggggagcctgtttctccctcccccactccccctgcttgttgtgcctctctctgtcagataaataaataaaatcttaaaaaaaaaaatttttttttatttatttgagaaagagtgaggaagcaagcaagtgagcacaagctgggggtggagaggcatgagggagaagcaggctccccgctgagcagagagcccaacgtgggcttcaccccaggaccatgacctgagccaaaggcagacgctaaactgactgagccacgcaggtgccctttTTGTTTAATGTACAGACATTCCTAAGATCCTCTCCACTCACTTAGCTGTTGGCCCCGTAACCCACTTCTCTCCCTGTGGGTCCCTGAGACTGGTCTCCCCAAAGTCACCAGCAGTCCCTTTGCTGACAAACCCCGCCAGTGCTGCTCTTATCTTACTTTACTTCTGGGCAGCTCTGAGAGCTGGAAACCTTCCTCTCAGGAGTCACCTCTGTGCCCTTGACCTTGGATTTGGTACACTCCCTCTGTTTGCTGCTGGGGCCACTTTCCCACCCTCTCAGGCTTTCCTCCACCTCTCATGCCCTTGGTGTTCAGGGCTACCTGtctccagagagagggaggagcttCCTTTCTCAAGCCTCACCCAGGATCCTTGCtagagctgcccccccccccccgccccgacctTGTATCCCCAGCTGGACGACACCTAGCACTTGACCTCCCTGGTCTCTATCTCTGTGCCCGGAACTACCATCCATCCCAGCCCCCGAGCCCCAATCCCCGTCTGAGTCCATGTCTTCTCGATTCCACCTGACACCTCTAGAGCGCCCCTCTTCTCTACTGTCTGCCGCCCTCCTAGTCCAGGCCGCCAGTCCTGCCTGTACCGTGCGTCCTCCCTATTGACAAACGGCAGTTCTGCTGGAGTACAAACGCGGTCGTGTCTCCAGTGGATTGCACGGCGTCTCACAGCGAGTCCGTCCACCTTACTGTGGCTGCCGGGctccctgggatcaggacctgactcctgcctctcttctcccctcccaccccgatgctctccttgcctctgTCCCACAGAACTGCTTTCTACTCTTCCCAGCGCTGGTCTTTTCTCTGCTGCACGGCTGCTCCTTCTTCCCTGGCCAGCCCCCACTTACCCTCAGGACTTAGCCTACACGCCTTTCTTCCAGAAAGCTCTCCCTGCGTCCCTAGGTTGGGCTACCCAGCTTTTACTACTGCCCCCATGACACCTGGTACTTTCCCTGGCAGCAGGTATCTCTCAGCGTCGTAAATGCCTGTGAAGGTGGTTGCTTTTGCGACATCGTGAGCTCCGTGGGGACAGAAATAGGTCCGTGGCCGGGTTCCCAGAACCGGATCACGCTTGGAGGAGAAGGTGTGCTcaaaaaatgttcaaagaataGAAGAATGTTCTGGGAAGGCCTAACAGAGACCCAGACCCGATCCACAGACAGCCCTGGGGAAACTACTAAGGGTTAAAATGCAGATCAAGGCTATCTGGAGGCCTGTGACGAGTTGATCAGCGAGGACAGCCAGAGCCCCCGGCTCCGTCCGAAGAGACCCTTCCAAATCCAGAGCCCATGGGCAGCAGGTACAGGAGGGGAAGCTGCCAGGACTCTCGGCCAGAGACAACGGAGCGAGGGTCCGCGCAGTGACCTGAGCGCCTGGGCAGAGCCTCCGCGTCAGCCTTACCTTCATGTTGTCGGGAGGGTCCCCTTGGCCTGCAGTCGCGCAAACAAATATCACCAGCGGCTCCCTAATCAGGTTCACCTCAACGAAAGACACGCGTGTGAGACCTCGCGCTGCGGGGACTAGGCACCCCCCGCTTCGCTCGGGGCCGCAGGTCTCGGCCAGCACCCGCGAGCCGCCGGCCGGCCTCCACCTTCCAGGGTCCCCTCCCACCTCGCCCGCTCCTCCCTCCAGGTGCTAAGCCAAGCCACTGTCCCCAAGTCTTCCCGCCACAAACGAAGGGCCCGCTGCCGGACAGGACGCGGCGCCCTGCGGTCGAGGGCTCGGACGCGGCGCTGGCGCCCCGGGCAGCCCGGTCTCCCCGCCGAGGCCCTAGGGCGCCCTCACCACTGAGTAAGAGTCCAGGGCCTGCACCCGGCACTCGAGCCGCCGGCGCCGGGCCTCGCGGCCCAGCCTCTCCGACACATCCTGAGCCGTGCCGGTCTGGCTGCCGAAGAGCACCAGAAGCCCCGGGCTCGGCATCCGGGCGGCCGGGGACGCCTGCACCCCGGTACCGCGCCTCCCAACACTCGCGCCAGCCTGGGCGGCCCGGCCCCGCTTGGACTTCCGACTTCCGGTGGTGGCCGGAAGTGACGCCCTCAGACCGCGCCCCGCAGGGCATGGCGTCCGAGAGAGGCGGGCGTCCGCTAGCGGCCGGTACTGGGTCCCGGGCTGCGGCTAGGGCAGTGGCGTCACGCCAGGGCCGAGGGCCGGGACAGCCGGAGCCGCTCGCTGGCCGCCGCTCGCCGCAGCAGCGACGGCGGCAGGCGCCAGCGAGGCCCGCGGGGAGAGGAAGAGCAGCCCCGCGGGTGGGACGCTCGGCCGGGCCCTGGCCGGCGCTCGGCCGGCGCGATGCTCTTCTCGCTCCGGGAGCTGGTGCAGTGGCTGGGCTTCGCCACCTTCGAGATCTTCGTGCACCTGCTGGCCCTGCTGGTGTTCTCCGTGCTGCTGGCACTGCGTGTGGACGGCCTGGCTCCCGGCCTCTCCTGGTGGAACGTGTTCGTGCCCTTCTTCGCCGCCGATGGGCTCAGCACCTACTTCACCACCATCGTGTCGGTGCGCCTCTTCCAGGACGGGGAGAAGCGGTTGGCCGTGCTCCGCCTCTTCTGGGTCCTCACGGTTCTTAGCCTCAAGTTTGTCTTCGAGATGTTACTGTGCCAGAAGCTGGTGGAACAGACTCGGGAGCTCTGGTTCGGCTTGATCACGTCTCCGGTCTTCATTCTCCTGCAGCTGCTCGTGATCCGCGCCTGTCGGGTCAACTAGCCTCGCAGAGAGGCCGGGGAGGGGACTCTGCATAGCTAGGATGCTGGACCCCAGGCCGAGGTGCCACGTCCATCGCACCAAAGGAGAAGTCTGGGTCTGAAAGCAAAGCCAGCGCCTGTCCTGGCCAGTGCCCAGTCTTCTCTGTACCAGCCATGTCTAGTACGGCCCCCTCAGCGGGGCTGGAAAGCGCAGCCTTGGTCCTTAAAATGTGCTTCTCGTTATTTCATGCTTTGAACAGCGAATCTTTGAATTGAGATGCCAAGAAGGACCCAGGCCAGACAGTGCAGAATTCCTCTGACAGTTGGAAACTGCATATATGTACGATGTCCTGATGGGTTCTGAGTATTTTCATGGATCTTGGGAAAGGACTTCCTGTGCAAAGGCTGCAAAGCCTGACTCGGGGTCTCCTCTGCCCCGCAGCGCTCACCTAAGAGCTCACTGCCCCGTCCATCCGACAAGACTTACTTAGATGCTTGAGCTCTGAAAAGCGTAAATGAGCTTGCATCCCCTCCCCTGAGCCACTGGGGGAGGATGGCCCTGTCTTCATTCCAGGCAGACAGAAGTACGTTGAGTAAGCATGATTGGGACCCTGTATTTGGAGATCTGTCGCCTGAGAGAACTTTGCGTATAAAGCACCGCTTGGCTTCCTGTCCCAGCTGATGGCAACTTTTCCACCACCTTGTGGCCAGCACTGTTAGCACACCTGGGACCGATTTCGGCCTTCCTAAGGGACGGGGGAGAGGAGCATCTTTAACGCTCATAGGCACTGAGACCTGGAAATGGTCTCGGCCACGTTTGTTGGCCTGGGGTCTTTAATGCCAGTCAGGTGCCAAATGAGAACGTTtactgagataaaaataaaataagaatgttgTGCTGAGATGGGCAGTGGTTGCCTGACCTCTTGAGGGTGAAATGATATGAGCGCTGAGATGCGCCCCCCTGTGTCACGTAGCTGGTTAAAAAGCTGACTGTGGGAGACCGGAATGCACTAGGGCTTCATTGGTGGATGGGGGCGTTCCCTCGGAGAAGTTTGTCTTCCTGGTCAGGTGACCAGGGTGAAGACAACATAGGGTAGGACTGTGTTGAGCACCTGCTGAGTAGTTTGTGTGATATCAGAGCCTTGTTTTCCTGCCAGTGTATGGTCCTCGTAGGCCTTACTGTGCAGCAGGGGTCAGGCTATGGCCTGAGGCCTCTTTTTGTACTGGGAGTACATTAGCTGAGAGCGAGTTTTACATTTTCGAAGGGTTATAAAAGCAACATGTGACAGAAAATGAATGTGGCTTGCAGTTGGCACTCTTGGCCTTTTGGGTCAGATCATTCTTTCATTGGGCGGGATGGAGGCGCTGTTCTGAGCATTGTAGCCTCTCACCTCTACTCAGTAGGTGCCAGGAGCC
Above is a window of Meles meles chromosome 11, mMelMel3.1 paternal haplotype, whole genome shotgun sequence DNA encoding:
- the NDOR1 gene encoding NADPH-dependent diflavin oxidoreductase 1 isoform X1; the encoded protein is MPSPGLLVLFGSQTGTAQDVSERLGREARRRRLECRVQALDSYSVVNLIREPLVIFVCATAGQGDPPDNMKNFWRFIFRKNLPPTSLCQTDFAVLGLGDSSYAKFNFVAKKLHRRLLQLGGRALLPVCLGNDQHELGPDAAIDPWLHDLWEKVLALYPVPPELGVIPAGVPLPPKFTLHFLPEAPTICSGEQHRAGTDPPGPPSEQRPFLAPMVTNQRVTGPSHFQDVRLIEFDITGSGLSFAAGDVVLILPQNLAGPTQHFCQVLGLDPDQTFTLLPQEPGVPCPARLPQPCSVWHLVSHYLDIASVPRRSFFELLACLSPHELEREKLLYFSSPQGQEELYAYCNRPRRTILEVLCDFPHTAGALPADYLLDLIPPIRPRAFSIASSLLAHPSRLQILVAVVQYQTRLKEPRRGLCSSWLASLDPGQGPVQVPLWVRPGGLTFPEAPDTPVIMVGPGTGVAPFRAAVQERVAQGRNGNFLFFGCRSRHQDFYWEAEWLDLEKRGCLTLFTAFSREQEQKVYVQHRLRELGPLVWELLDRRGACFYLAGNAKCMPADVSEALTSIFREEGGLSGPGAAAYLARLQRTLRFQSETWA
- the TMEM203 gene encoding transmembrane protein 203, with the protein product MLFSLRELVQWLGFATFEIFVHLLALLVFSVLLALRVDGLAPGLSWWNVFVPFFAADGLSTYFTTIVSVRLFQDGEKRLAVLRLFWVLTVLSLKFVFEMLLCQKLVEQTRELWFGLITSPVFILLQLLVIRACRVN
- the NDOR1 gene encoding NADPH-dependent diflavin oxidoreductase 1 isoform X2 yields the protein MPSPGLLVLFGSQTGTAQDVSERLGREARRRRLECRVQALDSYSVGAAGDICLRDCRPRGPSRQHEEFLEVHIPEESATDLPLSDRLCCPRPRGLLVCEAGCAQASLPLRRFNFVAKKLHRRLLQLGGRALLPVCLGNDQHELGPDAAIDPWLHDLWEKVLALYPVPPELGVIPAGVPLPPKFTLHFLPEAPTICSGEQHRAGTDPPGPPSEQRPFLAPMVTNQRVTGPSHFQDVRLIEFDITGSGLSFAAGDVVLILPQNLAGPTQHFCQVLGLDPDQTFTLLPQEPGVPCPARLPQPCSVWHLVSHYLDIASVPRRSFFELLACLSPHELEREKLLYFSSPQGQEELYAYCNRPRRTILEVLCDFPHTAGALPADYLLDLIPPIRPRAFSIASSLLAHPSRLQILVAVVQYQTRLKEPRRGLCSSWLASLDPGQGPVQVPLWVRPGGLTFPEAPDTPVIMVGPGTGVAPFRAAVQERVAQGRNGNFLFFGCRSRHQDFYWEAEWLDLEKRGCLTLFTAFSREQEQKVYVQHRLRELGPLVWELLDRRGACFYLAGNAKCMPADVSEALTSIFREEGGLSGPGAAAYLARLQRTLRFQSETWA